In one window of Rhodoglobus vestalii DNA:
- a CDS encoding MFS transporter gives MNDIRASRRRWLGLLFISIAVALIIVDSTIVNVAIPSVVEDLGLNSTQVQWVQESYTLVFAALLLVFGTLADRYGRRRVLLIGVVIFALSSILAATAASGELLIASRLVQGIGGAMILPASLSTINATFRGRERAIAFAVWGSTIGGMAAVGPLLGGWLTTYFSWRWAFGINVPLGVIIIIGILIFTMESKEPSAQRRVDIVGALLSVVLFASLVFALIEGRSYGWFFSDTPPDFWTWGISPIPFVFALALAAGIAFVRWGFARERAGKSTMLAFGLLRIPSFRNGNIAAMIVSLGEFGIILSLPLWLQNVLGYDALQTGFVILALAIGSFMASGFAGAFGNKITPVTIVRVGIAAEIVGILIVALSLNPDAAWWQIAPGLFIYGFGVGLATALLTSVVLMDVPLSQSGQGSGTQSTARQVGSALGIAILGTVLFASLGSGLDAKLANRPEIPAEARTQIVDLVVDSAGTGISTLDEKLPDAAADAREAFTDSTRYAAFAAAGFLAIGFLASLRLDGARRGDDDAEGEVERTVNDAKSTDG, from the coding sequence ATGAACGACATTCGGGCGTCGCGTCGGCGTTGGCTCGGCCTTCTCTTCATCAGCATCGCCGTCGCGCTCATCATCGTTGACTCCACCATCGTCAACGTTGCGATCCCCTCCGTCGTCGAAGATCTTGGCCTCAACTCCACCCAGGTGCAGTGGGTTCAGGAGAGTTACACCCTCGTCTTTGCTGCTCTGCTTCTCGTCTTCGGCACCCTCGCCGACCGTTACGGGCGCCGCCGAGTGCTCCTCATTGGTGTCGTCATCTTCGCACTCTCCTCGATTCTCGCCGCCACCGCAGCCAGCGGCGAACTGCTCATCGCGTCGCGCCTCGTGCAGGGCATCGGCGGGGCGATGATTCTCCCCGCCTCCCTCTCGACCATTAACGCCACCTTCCGTGGCCGTGAACGCGCCATCGCCTTCGCCGTCTGGGGCTCCACCATTGGCGGAATGGCGGCCGTTGGCCCTCTCCTCGGCGGCTGGCTCACCACCTACTTCTCGTGGCGATGGGCGTTCGGCATTAACGTGCCGCTCGGTGTCATCATCATCATCGGCATCCTCATCTTCACTATGGAGTCAAAAGAACCATCAGCCCAGCGACGCGTGGATATTGTTGGTGCGCTCCTCTCGGTGGTGCTGTTCGCGTCACTGGTGTTCGCCCTCATTGAGGGTCGCAGCTACGGCTGGTTCTTCAGCGACACCCCGCCCGATTTCTGGACCTGGGGCATCTCTCCCATCCCGTTCGTGTTTGCCCTTGCCCTCGCTGCCGGAATCGCTTTTGTGCGCTGGGGTTTTGCCCGCGAACGCGCCGGAAAATCAACCATGCTCGCCTTCGGCCTGCTGCGAATCCCGTCATTCCGCAATGGAAACATTGCCGCAATGATTGTTTCCCTTGGCGAATTCGGCATCATCCTGTCGCTGCCACTGTGGCTGCAAAATGTGCTCGGCTACGACGCGCTGCAAACCGGGTTCGTCATCCTCGCCCTCGCAATTGGTTCGTTCATGGCCAGTGGCTTTGCGGGTGCGTTTGGCAACAAGATCACGCCCGTCACGATCGTGCGGGTGGGTATTGCCGCCGAGATTGTGGGCATCCTGATTGTCGCACTGTCGCTCAACCCGGATGCTGCGTGGTGGCAGATCGCACCCGGGCTCTTCATTTATGGTTTCGGTGTTGGTCTCGCGACGGCACTGCTCACCAGCGTTGTGCTGATGGATGTACCCCTCAGCCAGTCAGGTCAGGGATCTGGCACCCAGAGCACCGCTCGCCAGGTTGGTTCAGCTCTCGGAATCGCTATCCTCGGTACCGTGCTCTTTGCGAGCCTCGGCAGTGGGCTCGACGCCAAGCTCGCGAACCGTCCAGAGATCCCCGCTGAAGCCCGCACGCAGATCGTAGATCTTGTTGTCGATTCCGCTGGCACCGGCATCAGCACCCTCGACGAAAAGTTGCCGGATGCCGCAGCCGACGCCCGTGAAGCCTTCACCGATTCGACGCGGTACGCCGCATTCGCGGCTGCCGGATTCTTGGCGATCGGATTTCTCGCCAGCCTGCGCCTCGACGGCGCACGCCGCGGCGATGACGACGCTGAGGGCGAGGTCGAGCGCACCGTCAACGACGCCAAGTCGACGGACGGTTAG
- a CDS encoding acyl-CoA dehydrogenase, translating into MTQVHDTATETVPPADMTTPTTAPPTTTAPNAAVAASAEASSATPAINVEWLGEYLLGKWAAARKESRALMANPELHQVGGLSMADHRERVLNQLSILVDNNAIQRAFPAELGGSDDHGGNIAAFEEVVLADPSLQIKSGVQWGLFGSAVLHLGTKEHHDKWLPSIMSLETPGAFAMTEIGHGSDVASIATTATYDPETDEFVINTPFRAAWKDYLGNAALHGKAATVFAQLITKGVNHGVHAFYVPLRDDNGFLTGVSGEDDGLKGGLNGIDNGRLHFDHVRVPRINLLNRYGNVDENGDYTSDIDSPGRRFFTMLGTLVQGRVSLDGAAVLASKLALTIAIKYGSERRQFTAASDTHEEVILDYQRHQRRLLPRLAQTYAMSFAHEEFLEKFDGVFSGRTDTEADRQDLETIAAALKPLSTWAALDTLQEAREACGGAGFMAENRLTQMRADLDVYATFEGDNNVLLQLVAKRLLTDYSRKFVGASPGTLAQYAADQVNEAAVNRSGLRRFAQNVVDFGSTARSIGYVRDTDSQRQLLTDRVETMVADVAGKLRPATKLPKAEAAALFNSHQNQLIMTAYAHAELLQWEAFTRALEKIEDKDTAQVMTWLRDLFGFTLIEKNLAWYLMHGRISTNRAQAITDYIDDRLLPRLRPQALDLVAAFGLTDELVRAPIASGAEAVRQNEARDYYADRRASGDEPVHEKDLKKKKRR; encoded by the coding sequence ATGACCCAGGTTCACGACACGGCGACCGAAACGGTGCCACCCGCTGACATGACCACGCCCACGACCGCGCCGCCGACCACGACCGCGCCGAACGCTGCGGTTGCCGCTTCTGCTGAGGCCTCCTCCGCGACGCCCGCTATCAATGTCGAATGGTTGGGGGAGTACCTTCTGGGCAAATGGGCCGCGGCCCGCAAAGAGTCGCGTGCGCTCATGGCTAACCCTGAGCTGCACCAGGTTGGAGGTCTGTCGATGGCAGACCACCGCGAGCGGGTGCTAAATCAGCTGTCGATCCTGGTGGACAACAACGCCATTCAACGCGCTTTCCCCGCTGAGCTGGGCGGCAGCGATGATCACGGCGGCAACATTGCGGCCTTCGAAGAAGTTGTGCTCGCCGACCCCTCACTCCAGATCAAATCTGGTGTTCAGTGGGGCCTCTTCGGTTCCGCAGTTCTGCACCTTGGCACCAAAGAGCACCACGACAAGTGGCTGCCCAGCATCATGAGCCTTGAGACCCCCGGCGCCTTCGCGATGACCGAAATCGGTCACGGATCGGATGTCGCCAGCATTGCGACAACCGCAACCTACGACCCCGAGACTGATGAGTTCGTCATCAACACCCCGTTCCGGGCGGCGTGGAAAGATTACCTCGGCAACGCGGCCCTTCACGGTAAAGCCGCGACGGTGTTTGCGCAGCTCATCACCAAGGGCGTCAACCACGGAGTGCACGCGTTCTATGTTCCGCTGCGCGATGACAATGGCTTTTTGACCGGAGTCTCGGGCGAGGATGACGGCCTCAAGGGTGGCCTGAACGGTATCGATAACGGGCGGCTCCACTTCGACCACGTGCGCGTGCCCCGCATCAACCTGCTTAACCGCTACGGCAACGTCGACGAGAACGGCGACTACACCTCCGACATCGACAGCCCCGGTCGCCGCTTTTTCACGATGCTCGGCACGCTCGTTCAGGGCCGCGTCTCACTGGATGGTGCGGCCGTGCTCGCGAGCAAGCTCGCTCTCACCATCGCTATCAAGTACGGGTCGGAGCGTCGCCAATTTACGGCGGCCAGCGACACTCATGAAGAAGTGATCCTCGACTACCAGCGTCACCAGCGCCGCCTGTTGCCGCGCCTCGCTCAGACCTATGCCATGTCGTTTGCGCATGAAGAATTCCTCGAGAAGTTTGATGGAGTGTTCTCGGGGCGCACCGATACCGAAGCCGATCGCCAAGACCTCGAAACGATCGCGGCGGCCCTCAAGCCGCTGAGCACGTGGGCGGCGCTCGACACTCTGCAGGAAGCGCGTGAAGCGTGCGGCGGTGCCGGCTTTATGGCCGAGAACCGTCTCACTCAGATGCGCGCCGACCTCGACGTGTACGCCACATTTGAGGGCGACAATAACGTGCTGCTGCAGTTGGTTGCCAAGCGACTCCTCACCGACTATTCGCGCAAATTTGTGGGCGCGAGCCCGGGCACTCTTGCCCAGTACGCTGCCGACCAGGTTAACGAAGCGGCGGTTAACCGCTCAGGCCTGCGCCGCTTCGCCCAGAATGTCGTCGACTTTGGGTCAACGGCCCGCTCGATCGGTTATGTGCGCGACACCGATTCGCAGCGCCAGCTGCTCACCGACCGTGTGGAGACGATGGTGGCGGATGTCGCCGGCAAGTTGCGGCCCGCAACCAAGCTTCCCAAGGCTGAGGCCGCCGCGCTCTTCAACAGTCACCAGAACCAGCTGATCATGACCGCCTACGCGCATGCCGAACTGCTGCAGTGGGAGGCCTTCACCCGCGCTCTCGAAAAGATTGAGGACAAAGACACCGCTCAGGTCATGACCTGGTTGCGTGACCTCTTCGGTTTCACCCTGATCGAGAAGAACCTCGCCTGGTACCTGATGCACGGTCGCATTTCGACGAACCGCGCTCAGGCGATTACCGACTACATCGACGACCGACTGCTACCCCGCTTGCGTCCGCAGGCCCTAGATCTAGTGGCCGCGTTCGGTCTCACCGACGAGTTGGTGCGTGCACCGATCGCCAGCGGCGCCGAAGCTGTTCGTCAGAACGAGGCTCGCGACTACTACGCTGACCGCCGGGCTTCCGGCGATGAGCCCGTTCACGAGAAGGATCTGAAGAAGAAGAAGCGCCGCTAA
- a CDS encoding sulfatase family protein yields MVLERTTRAILRGRHQRLKASPLTVRQHGSTRHGLSLSDRPGSIRRHALGEHERSFTIASFFSPHAPYHVPQKFLDLYDRDELPLPALTPLEQENQEAIGLSDDQLREIKHGYFAAISEVDFHVGRILTTLNELGRTDRTLIMFVSDHGEWLGDHLRLSKGYPGDDAVSRVPLIAALPGGISGHHESQIVEAVDVAPTILEALGVPVPTDMQGRSLLSVLQGKPFDGTDIAVTEHEGWRSIRTPHHRYVISADGTEQLWEVSHDPSSETEVTVDRDEILASHRKLFITHLLNSERTLPRQWAY; encoded by the coding sequence GTGGTCTTGGAACGGACGACCCGGGCAATTCTTCGAGGACGGCATCAACGGCTCAAGGCGAGCCCACTCACTGTCAGACAACACGGCAGCACGAGACATGGATTAAGTCTGTCAGACAGGCCCGGCAGCATTAGGAGACACGCCCTAGGCGAGCATGAACGATCGTTCACAATCGCGAGCTTCTTTTCGCCGCACGCCCCCTATCACGTGCCCCAAAAATTTCTTGATCTTTATGACCGTGATGAGCTTCCTCTGCCCGCGCTGACTCCGCTTGAACAAGAGAACCAAGAGGCGATCGGGCTCAGCGATGATCAGCTGCGCGAAATCAAACACGGGTACTTTGCTGCCATCAGCGAAGTCGATTTCCACGTCGGCCGCATCCTCACAACACTCAATGAACTGGGGCGAACAGATCGCACCCTCATCATGTTCGTGTCCGACCACGGCGAGTGGCTCGGCGACCACCTTCGACTCTCCAAGGGATACCCGGGAGACGACGCTGTTTCGCGGGTGCCGCTCATCGCAGCCCTTCCCGGCGGGATTAGTGGTCACCACGAATCCCAGATCGTTGAAGCGGTGGATGTCGCGCCAACCATTCTTGAAGCTCTCGGCGTTCCCGTACCGACCGATATGCAGGGAAGGTCACTGCTTTCGGTGCTGCAGGGGAAACCCTTTGATGGCACCGATATTGCGGTCACCGAGCATGAGGGGTGGAGATCGATCAGAACGCCCCACCACCGATACGTAATTTCTGCCGATGGGACCGAGCAGCTCTGGGAGGTTTCTCACGATCCAAGCAGTGAGACGGAAGTGACGGTTGATCGCGACGAGATTCTCGCATCACATCGCAAACTATTCATTACCCATTTGCTGAATTCTGAGCGCACTCTGCCGCGACAATGGGCCTACTAG
- the recQ gene encoding DNA helicase RecQ produces the protein MVSAQSVLESTFGYDSFRGQQGEIIDTIVGGGDALVLMPTGGGKSLCYQIPALVRDGTGVVISPLIALMQDQVDALAAVGARAAFLNSTQSAEERTRVENAYRAGELDLLYLAPERLRVSSTVSLLEQGQIGLFAIDEAHCVSQWGHDFRPDYLQLDVLHDRWPAVPRIALTATATEATRTEIAQRLKLTDATQYVSSFDRPNIRYRIEAKAQPLQQLLTLLNTEHSGDAGIVYCLSRASVEKTAQFLVENGIPALPYHAGLDSKIRASNQSRFLREDGMVMVATIAFGMGIDKPDVRFVAHLDLPKSVEGYYQETGRAGRDGLPATAWLAYGLQDVMQQRRMIDQSGGDLAHRRNLSAHLDAMLALCETVECRRVQLLGYFGQESTACGNCDTCLSPPESWDGTVAAQKLMSTIVRLDRERNLRFGAGHLVDILIGKITPRVSQQRHDDLATFGVGSDVSEQDWRSVVRQLLAQSLLAVQGEYGTLAITPESAAVLSGDRIVKLRREAPRKARGSGGGAGGSAKRRVVADLPESATDLFENLRSWRSGVARDNGVPAYVVFADATLRGIAVTKPESLAELAEISGVGEKKLETYGAAVLAVVAGESVQSAGAGDSAVTSSASAAAATAPSASAAAKAGPARQARPAASRPASRPAARQSAAPAAPLPDDENDIPFYSDDDAPYDGPPEF, from the coding sequence ATGGTGTCTGCCCAGTCTGTTCTCGAGTCCACGTTCGGTTACGACTCGTTTCGGGGGCAGCAGGGCGAGATTATTGACACCATAGTGGGCGGTGGCGATGCGCTGGTGCTGATGCCCACCGGCGGCGGCAAATCGCTGTGCTACCAAATTCCCGCTCTCGTTCGTGACGGCACCGGTGTTGTCATTTCCCCACTGATTGCTTTGATGCAGGATCAGGTGGATGCTCTCGCCGCCGTTGGCGCCCGTGCCGCCTTTCTCAACTCCACCCAGTCCGCCGAAGAACGCACTCGCGTCGAAAACGCGTACCGGGCCGGCGAGCTGGATCTGCTCTATCTCGCGCCCGAGCGACTGCGGGTGTCCTCCACTGTTTCGTTGCTGGAGCAGGGTCAGATTGGGCTTTTCGCCATCGACGAGGCGCACTGCGTATCGCAGTGGGGGCACGATTTTAGGCCCGACTACTTGCAGCTCGATGTGCTGCACGACCGCTGGCCCGCCGTGCCACGCATTGCGCTGACCGCCACCGCGACCGAAGCCACGCGCACAGAGATTGCGCAGCGACTGAAGCTCACTGACGCCACCCAGTATGTTTCTAGTTTTGACCGGCCCAACATCCGGTACCGCATTGAGGCGAAAGCACAGCCTCTGCAGCAGTTGCTGACACTGCTGAATACGGAACATTCTGGTGACGCGGGAATTGTGTATTGTCTGTCGCGCGCTTCGGTGGAGAAGACTGCTCAGTTCTTGGTGGAGAACGGTATCCCCGCACTCCCGTATCATGCGGGTCTCGACTCCAAGATTCGGGCCAGCAACCAGAGTCGTTTCTTGCGGGAAGATGGCATGGTGATGGTGGCGACGATCGCTTTCGGGATGGGTATCGACAAGCCTGATGTGCGGTTCGTGGCCCACCTCGATCTGCCCAAGAGCGTTGAGGGCTATTACCAGGAGACGGGTCGTGCGGGCCGGGATGGTCTGCCCGCAACGGCGTGGCTCGCCTATGGCTTGCAGGATGTTATGCAGCAGCGTCGCATGATCGATCAGTCGGGTGGCGATCTGGCTCACCGTCGTAATCTCAGCGCGCACCTCGACGCGATGCTCGCGCTCTGCGAGACCGTGGAGTGCCGCCGCGTGCAACTGCTGGGCTACTTTGGGCAGGAATCGACGGCGTGTGGCAATTGCGACACGTGCCTGTCGCCGCCGGAATCGTGGGATGGCACGGTTGCGGCCCAAAAACTGATGTCAACAATTGTGCGGCTGGATCGCGAACGCAACCTGAGGTTTGGCGCTGGCCATCTGGTTGACATTCTGATTGGCAAGATCACTCCCAGGGTTTCGCAGCAGCGTCACGATGATCTGGCGACGTTCGGTGTTGGTTCGGATGTGTCCGAGCAGGACTGGCGGTCGGTGGTGCGGCAGCTGTTGGCGCAGTCGCTGCTCGCGGTTCAGGGCGAGTATGGCACTTTGGCGATCACTCCGGAGAGTGCAGCGGTACTGAGTGGCGACCGCATCGTGAAGCTGCGGCGGGAGGCACCGCGCAAGGCGCGAGGTTCCGGCGGTGGAGCCGGGGGCTCGGCAAAGCGCAGGGTGGTGGCCGATCTTCCGGAGTCGGCGACGGACCTGTTCGAAAATCTGCGGTCGTGGCGTTCCGGAGTTGCCCGCGACAACGGTGTACCCGCCTACGTCGTGTTCGCGGATGCCACCCTGCGCGGCATTGCTGTCACGAAGCCGGAGTCGTTGGCTGAGCTCGCTGAGATCAGCGGTGTTGGGGAAAAGAAGCTTGAGACTTATGGCGCTGCCGTACTCGCGGTTGTTGCGGGAGAGTCTGTCCAATCGGCTGGCGCCGGGGATTCGGCGGTGACATCGTCCGCATCCGCGGCTGCGGCTACCGCACCGTCAGCCTCTGCCGCGGCGAAGGCTGGGCCCGCGCGCCAGGCCCGACCTGCCGCGTCGCGGCCTGCTTCGCGCCCCGCAGCTCGACAGTCTGCCGCTCCGGCAGCACCCCTCCCCGACGACGAGAACGACATCCCGTTCTACTCGGACGACGACGCGCCCTACGACGGGCCGCCCGAGTTCTAG
- the trxA gene encoding thioredoxin: MSTITLTSEDFGQTVSKEGITLVDFWAEWCGPCKQFGPIFETASENHADITFGKVDTEAQQELAGAAGISSIPTLMAFRDGVLVFSQPGALPAPALEQVIEGVKNLDMDEVHKQVAAEAGEASGASSPEETPAS, from the coding sequence ATGTCGACTATCACTCTCACCTCAGAAGACTTTGGCCAGACGGTCAGCAAAGAAGGAATCACGCTCGTAGATTTTTGGGCCGAATGGTGCGGCCCCTGTAAGCAGTTCGGGCCCATCTTTGAGACCGCAAGCGAAAACCACGCCGACATCACGTTCGGCAAGGTAGATACCGAAGCGCAGCAAGAACTTGCTGGCGCTGCAGGTATCTCCTCGATCCCGACCCTGATGGCATTCCGTGACGGCGTGCTCGTGTTTTCCCAGCCCGGCGCACTCCCCGCCCCTGCCCTCGAGCAGGTCATCGAGGGCGTCAAGAACCTCGACATGGACGAGGTTCACAAGCAGGTTGCCGCAGAGGCTGGCGAAGCGAGCGGCGCGAGCAGCCCCGAAGAGACACCCGCTAGCTAA
- a CDS encoding helix-turn-helix domain-containing protein translates to MNETRIVELRRERAWTQEKLADECGVGIRTIQRLEAGSDASLETLSLVADTLGVPVRELFATIESDELSGRVDSFESRANDQQAARDRLSGGWFWLFIGVGIVVVLLGATLGQLGSVIFVAYWAGGPFIFLALRRLYLDPLLDAKFPRSRSRHARRIQKRREAKVRAS, encoded by the coding sequence ATGAATGAAACACGTATCGTGGAACTCCGCCGAGAGCGGGCATGGACCCAAGAGAAACTTGCTGACGAGTGCGGTGTTGGAATCAGAACCATCCAGCGACTTGAGGCGGGGAGCGATGCGAGCCTAGAGACGCTGTCTCTTGTCGCTGACACATTAGGGGTGCCGGTTCGCGAGCTCTTCGCGACGATCGAGAGCGATGAGCTCAGTGGTCGTGTCGACTCGTTTGAGTCGCGAGCAAACGACCAGCAGGCTGCGCGTGACAGGCTGAGTGGTGGGTGGTTCTGGCTCTTCATCGGGGTTGGCATTGTGGTCGTCCTGCTCGGTGCCACGTTGGGTCAGCTTGGTTCGGTGATCTTTGTCGCGTACTGGGCCGGCGGCCCATTTATCTTTCTGGCACTTAGACGGCTCTATCTGGATCCGCTCCTCGACGCCAAATTCCCCCGCTCGCGCAGCAGGCATGCTCGCCGAATACAGAAGCGCCGTGAAGCCAAGGTGCGCGCGAGTTGA
- a CDS encoding carbohydrate ABC transporter permease, translating to MTATVPARVAVDKKTQKQLARGEKFGAAKRTKKRLTSRGATIAALVIAVLWTTPTFGLFISSIRPPEEILRNGWWTIFQNPGFTLNNYVEVLAAGNSTLNLAGAFINSIAITLPATIFPLVLASLAAYAFAWIKFPGRNWMFIGVFALQIVPLQMALVPLLSLFSRGLSIGDVELFASLNASNAYSQVWIAHTIFALPLAIFLLHNFVSQIPSELIEAARVDGAGHGQIFFRIVLPLTMPAIASFAIFQFLWVWNDLLVALVFADGRVAPMTKLLAEITGSRGQDWNLLTAGAFISILVPLIVFFALQRYFVRGLLAGSTKG from the coding sequence ATGACCGCGACAGTCCCCGCACGAGTTGCGGTTGACAAGAAAACCCAGAAGCAGCTGGCTCGTGGAGAAAAGTTTGGTGCTGCCAAGCGCACCAAGAAACGTCTCACGAGTCGAGGCGCGACGATTGCGGCACTGGTTATTGCTGTGCTGTGGACAACGCCGACCTTCGGGCTGTTCATCTCCTCCATCCGTCCGCCCGAGGAGATTCTGCGTAACGGCTGGTGGACGATCTTCCAGAATCCCGGCTTCACCCTCAACAACTACGTCGAGGTGCTTGCTGCGGGCAACAGCACTCTTAACCTGGCGGGCGCGTTTATCAATTCGATCGCAATCACGCTCCCGGCGACGATCTTTCCGCTCGTCCTTGCGAGCCTCGCCGCGTATGCTTTTGCGTGGATCAAGTTTCCCGGCCGCAACTGGATGTTTATCGGCGTCTTTGCGCTGCAGATTGTTCCGCTGCAGATGGCACTCGTTCCGCTGCTGAGCCTCTTCTCTCGGGGACTCTCGATTGGTGATGTAGAACTCTTCGCCAGCTTGAATGCATCGAATGCGTACTCGCAGGTGTGGATCGCGCACACGATCTTCGCCCTACCATTGGCAATCTTTCTGTTGCACAACTTCGTATCGCAGATTCCGTCTGAGCTGATTGAAGCGGCACGAGTGGATGGTGCCGGTCACGGTCAGATCTTCTTCCGCATCGTGCTACCGCTCACCATGCCGGCGATCGCATCGTTCGCGATTTTCCAGTTCCTTTGGGTGTGGAATGACCTGCTTGTGGCGCTGGTATTTGCTGATGGACGAGTGGCGCCGATGACGAAACTGTTGGCAGAGATCACCGGTAGCCGAGGTCAAGATTGGAACCTGCTTACCGCGGGTGCTTTCATCTCGATCCTGGTGCCACTGATCGTGTTCTTCGCCCTTCAGCGATATTTCGTGCGCGGTCTACTCGCCGGTTCCACCAAGGGGTAG
- a CDS encoding tryptophan-rich sensory protein, with product MRESRDVVRQITVAASATFALIGAFVGSGASGGTPVQNAAGGALSADATVIAPAGAAFGIWSVIYFGLVAYAVWQMLPKQTSTELHRRIGYWVAASLVLNAAWILSIQFNQLALSVPVIILLLIILIRAFFITIKLPAAGAIDAIVTDGTMGLYLGWVCVATAANITAWLVAIGFTGFGIPEDVWGVIIVAVAAAVGIALAARGRAHFAPALSLSWGLAWVAVGRLSGDLISQPTAIAAIVAVVLILVSATAFAISRLRAEQTA from the coding sequence ATGCGTGAATCCAGAGATGTGGTCAGGCAGATTACCGTCGCCGCGAGCGCGACCTTTGCACTAATTGGAGCTTTTGTTGGCTCTGGGGCGTCGGGTGGCACACCGGTACAAAATGCTGCCGGGGGCGCACTCAGCGCGGATGCCACCGTTATTGCCCCCGCCGGCGCCGCCTTCGGTATCTGGAGCGTCATTTACTTTGGGCTTGTGGCCTACGCCGTCTGGCAGATGCTACCGAAGCAAACCAGCACCGAACTTCACCGACGTATCGGCTACTGGGTTGCCGCATCCCTGGTGCTCAACGCGGCCTGGATTCTCTCCATCCAGTTCAACCAACTTGCACTCAGCGTTCCCGTGATCATTCTGCTGCTGATCATTCTCATCCGGGCGTTCTTCATCACCATAAAACTTCCCGCCGCCGGGGCGATCGATGCGATCGTTACCGACGGCACCATGGGCCTCTACCTCGGCTGGGTGTGTGTTGCGACTGCCGCCAACATCACAGCCTGGCTGGTTGCGATCGGATTCACCGGCTTTGGCATCCCCGAAGACGTGTGGGGTGTAATCATCGTCGCCGTTGCTGCCGCAGTGGGCATCGCTCTCGCCGCACGGGGGCGTGCCCACTTCGCTCCGGCACTCTCCCTCAGCTGGGGGCTCGCCTGGGTCGCCGTCGGCCGACTTAGTGGCGACCTGATCTCCCAACCCACCGCAATCGCCGCCATTGTTGCGGTGGTTCTCATCCTCGTCAGTGCAACCGCTTTCGCCATTTCACGGCTGCGCGCTGAGCAGACCGCCTAA
- a CDS encoding siderophore-interacting protein yields the protein MKRPDGPLDRFRTYRIRALRPKLREIDVDTAFHVANGRAGHLRSAATISEEISARSENDKVLPNQKRSRRR from the coding sequence TTGAAGCGGCCAGACGGACCCCTCGACCGGTTCCGCACCTACAGGATTCGCGCGCTGCGCCCTAAGCTTCGCGAAATTGATGTCGACACGGCCTTCCACGTCGCAAATGGTCGTGCAGGTCACTTACGGAGCGCAGCCACGATCAGTGAAGAGATTTCCGCCCGCTCAGAAAATGACAAGGTCCTCCCGAACCAGAAAAGGTCCCGCCGACGATGA
- a CDS encoding LacI family DNA-binding transcriptional regulator — translation MSTSPPSSLRRVTIADIASASGVSIGAVSFALNGRKGVSESTRERVMQVADELGWAPARAARSLAEAKTDTIGFVLARDPYMLGVETFYMRFIAGLESEFAERGYALLLQLAPNRDEELLTLKRWRNSRQVDGVILVDLAVDDRRVAQLSKPGALPAIAVGDPSVAGALSSVWTDDDASMRSAVDYLSSLGHRRIARVAGLTDLAHTTIRDAAFRDEMSARGLVPTILRTDYTAEESAAATRTALRSDTPPTAFIYDNDIMAVAGLREVGREGFSVPADVSIIGWDDSVLCDYTAPSLTALSHDIVAFGAHVGRRLFDVIAGAEAGAFKDSTPELIVRESTGPAPR, via the coding sequence ATGAGCACTTCGCCTCCGTCATCCTTGCGACGAGTGACCATCGCCGATATCGCGAGTGCCTCGGGTGTGTCGATCGGCGCAGTGTCGTTCGCGCTCAACGGCCGCAAGGGAGTGTCTGAGTCCACTCGCGAGCGTGTGATGCAAGTGGCTGACGAACTTGGTTGGGCTCCGGCGCGCGCGGCGCGATCCCTCGCTGAAGCGAAGACCGACACCATCGGGTTCGTGCTTGCCCGCGACCCGTACATGTTGGGGGTCGAGACCTTTTACATGCGGTTCATTGCGGGGCTAGAGTCTGAGTTCGCTGAGCGAGGCTACGCACTGCTGCTCCAGCTGGCGCCGAACAGAGATGAAGAACTCCTCACGCTCAAGCGATGGCGCAACTCGCGACAGGTTGATGGTGTGATTCTGGTCGACCTCGCCGTCGATGACCGCCGAGTGGCGCAGCTTTCGAAGCCCGGTGCACTCCCGGCAATCGCGGTCGGTGATCCTTCGGTTGCTGGTGCGCTGTCATCTGTCTGGACGGACGACGATGCGTCGATGAGATCGGCGGTTGATTATCTGTCGTCACTCGGGCATCGCCGCATTGCGCGAGTGGCTGGCTTGACCGACCTCGCACACACCACCATCCGTGACGCAGCATTTCGGGATGAAATGAGCGCGCGGGGACTCGTACCCACGATACTTCGAACGGATTACACGGCAGAAGAGAGCGCCGCCGCAACACGCACAGCGCTGCGCAGTGATACTCCACCAACAGCATTTATCTACGACAACGACATCATGGCTGTCGCGGGGCTACGAGAAGTAGGCAGGGAAGGTTTCTCGGTGCCTGCTGACGTGTCAATTATTGGCTGGGATGATTCGGTGCTGTGTGACTACACCGCACCATCGTTAACGGCGCTGAGCCACGACATTGTTGCTTTTGGGGCGCATGTTGGGCGCCGGCTGTTTGACGTGATCGCAGGCGCCGAAGCCGGAGCGTTCAAGGATTCCACCCCGGAGCTTATTGTGCGGGAGTCCACTGGGCCTGCACCGCGGTAG